The Bacteroidales bacterium genome contains the following window.
ATTTCTAATGGCTCATTATCGGAACTTGAAACACAAATGGAAATTGCTTTTCGGTTGGGTTACTTCACAGACCTTGAAAACTATACTGAAAAAATAAAATACATAAGAAAAATGCTGGTCAACCTGATACGAGCGCTAAACCAAAAACTCAACAACACATGACAGTGGAACAGCGATTTCACCTTTTCACCATTTCACCTTTTCACCGTTTCACCTTTTCACCCAGTCCCCCAGTCCCCCAGTCCCCCAGTCACCTCTGGAAAGTGTAACGGTGGAACAGTGACATGGTGACATGGT
Protein-coding sequences here:
- a CDS encoding four helix bundle protein; translated protein: MEKLANQIRRCAVSIPSNLAEGSGRKNTREFIQFLYISNGSLSELETQMEIAFRLGYFTDLENYTEKIKYIRKMLVNLIRALNQKLNNT